The following DNA comes from Candidatus Tanganyikabacteria bacterium.
AAATGACCTGGCGCCTATCGGACGCAGGCACGGAGGCCTGCGCCACCGATGCAACGGGTGGGGCCGGCCTCCGTGCCGGCCGCGATGCCGGAGCGAAGTCATCAGAGCCGCGCTATCAGGCGCGCGCCGACGGCCGCAGCCACCAGGTAGGGCCCGGCCGGAAGCGCAAGCGCGATCTGGCGCGCAAGAAAAAAGAGGCGAACGCCCGCGAGATCCGGCGCCGGGACGCCGGATCGCGGGAAATCAGGCGGCCGGGAACAAGCGGGCGTGCCGTCGTTCGCCAGCACGGGCGCGCCTCGGGGCGGGAGCCGGCCCGTGCGCAGCCGGCGGCTCGCCCCCGGGCAGTCCGGGTCGTCAGGTCGGGCCCGGTACCGCCCGAACCGCTGGCGGCCCTCCTGGGATCGATGGTTGCCAATCCGCTGCTCGCGGGCGATCAGGTGGGGCTCGTCCTGCTGGATCGGGACGGCCGCACGCGCTTCGCCCACAACGCCGACCGGCGCTTCGTGCCGGCCTCGACGCGAAAGATCCTGGTCACCGCTGCGGCCCTTGCCCTGCTCGGCCCCGACGCCTCTTGCAGCACGCGCGTCCTGGCCGCCGGGCGGCAGGTGGGCGATCGGCTGGAGGGGGACCTGGTGCTGGTCGGCGGCGGCGATCCGGCGCTAGACGGGGCCGGCCTGGACGATCTGGCCCTCCAGGTGGCCGGCGCGGGCATCCGCACGGTCTCGGGCGCCTTGCTGGGCGACGCGTCGCGCTTCCGGCCGGCCGAGGACTACGGCGCCGGGTGGGCGGCCGACGATGCCGGTTTCGCCTACGCATCGCGGGTGTCGGCACTCGTGGTGGACCGCAACGCCGCGAGCGAATCGGCGGCGTCAGCCAATCCGGCGATCCATACCCTCGAGCGCTTTCGCGCGTCGTTGCGCCTGGCCGGCGTGACCGTCGCGGGGCTTTCGCGCCTGGGGGAAGCGCCGGAGGGGGCGCGCCCGGTGGCCCGGCGCGACTCGCCGCCGCTGCGCGACCTGGTCGCTCGGACCAACAAGGCCAGCGACAACCTGTATGCCGAGGTGCTCCTGCGCCATCTGGCGGCGGCCGCCACCGCGGACGCCGCCGCCACCACGGCGCAGGCCGGCCTCGATGCCGAAGCCGCATGGCTGGGCTGGCCGCGGGAGGCCTACCGCCTGGTGGACGGCTCGGGCCTGTCCCGCTACGACCTCTTGACGCCGCGGCAGATCGCCGAGGTCCTGGTGCGCATGAAGGACGATCCGGACTTCGTGGCGTCGCTGCCGGTCGCCGGCGTCGACGGCACGCTGGCCGGCCGGCTGGCCGGGACGCGAGGCCACGGCCGGGTGCGGGCGAAGACCGGCTCCATGAGCGGCATCTCGGCATTGGCGGGCTACGCGGGGGATCGCTACGTCTTCGCCTTCGTCGTCAACGGCCACGTCGGGCCGCTGGCGCCCGTTCGCGCCTTGCAGGACGCCGTCTGCCTGGCCTTGACCAACGGCGCCACGGCCTCGCTTGCGGCGTCTGGCAGCCTGCAGGCCTTGCCGGACGCGATCGCGCCGTAGCCGGCACTATCAGCGGCGCTCCCAGGGAAGTCATGGCAGCGCTCGAGTGGCCTGGCGCCTCTCTGGCGCAGGCACGGAGGCCTGCGCCACTGCTGTAGCGAGTGGGGCCGGCCCTACTTCACGAGGCTGCTGGGCGCGAAGACGCGGATCTCGGCCACGGCCACGCCGCTGCGGCCCCAGTCGGTCGGCCGGACGCGCACGAAGCGCGCCTTGCTGCCGGTGGCGGCCTCGGTGATGCCCCACCTGGAATGCGCGGGCCCGCAGACGGCGGTCGCCTTGCCACTGCGCGCCCACTCCCAGGAGTCGGCCGACAGGTCGATTTCCCACGTGCAGCGACCGGGCGGCGCCGCCTGGG
Coding sequences within:
- the dacB gene encoding D-alanyl-D-alanine carboxypeptidase/D-alanyl-D-alanine-endopeptidase, with protein sequence MTWRLSDAGTEACATDATGGAGLRAGRDAGAKSSEPRYQARADGRSHQVGPGRKRKRDLARKKKEANAREIRRRDAGSREIRRPGTSGRAVVRQHGRASGREPARAQPAARPRAVRVVRSGPVPPEPLAALLGSMVANPLLAGDQVGLVLLDRDGRTRFAHNADRRFVPASTRKILVTAAALALLGPDASCSTRVLAAGRQVGDRLEGDLVLVGGGDPALDGAGLDDLALQVAGAGIRTVSGALLGDASRFRPAEDYGAGWAADDAGFAYASRVSALVVDRNAASESAASANPAIHTLERFRASLRLAGVTVAGLSRLGEAPEGARPVARRDSPPLRDLVARTNKASDNLYAEVLLRHLAAAATADAAATTAQAGLDAEAAWLGWPREAYRLVDGSGLSRYDLLTPRQIAEVLVRMKDDPDFVASLPVAGVDGTLAGRLAGTRGHGRVRAKTGSMSGISALAGYAGDRYVFAFVVNGHVGPLAPVRALQDAVCLALTNGATASLAASGSLQALPDAIAP